The following are from one region of the Aspergillus luchuensis IFO 4308 DNA, chromosome 4, nearly complete sequence genome:
- a CDS encoding putative chromatin assembly factor 1 subunit A (COG:B;~EggNog:ENOG410PRIP;~InterPro:IPR022043;~PFAM:PF12253) codes for MSTDTATATAPASSPHSSAGSSLSSLSSPPSDTNTYPASISMSGSPARKRSIGDVDGDTAAAKGGDDTNAITTTDVEMKVDGDARVDTDDNKENRDTQVKSCGPGDEKKTTVVGDSTATTTTAPAAKKRKLSPASKEAKQQEKEAKERQKLEEKAKKEEEKAKKEEEKAKKEEEKRKREAEKEEEKRVKEEEKRAKEEEKKKREAEKEEERKKKEEKRKAKEEEKAAKEEEKRKKEEEKLKKEEEKLKKERAQMKLNSFFVKPKTPAQPSSSNTTLSPSKTTGAGASNDPSPDSGSTVSDYQREFPEFFLQSHTTFAPPHRFQRDNEALQHTREKVDAYLKDAKDGKHEPVIFRPSELFQLMPYQRRRGRLPASVKQILLQMQNLADQSETSEAAQRARDLLRQVRMKSLKFSEDVRPPYQGTYSKSLPESSVRRLMRNPFRRGLPETNYDYDSEAEWEEPEEGEDLVSEEEEEGSEDGEDDMDGFLDDEEDHPIDGKRRHIVGDLEPVSTGIRWQEHGVDPELQAYKMETISDSVTFPIDPFSTAYWQKPKAAAEPAQAAGGLGRSTLHAFMGHPSSSSSHKPTGSGPGADGGTLAVLTAGRTKRTLPPEQLEEFKQVVNGSDLTKMGLIEILKKRFPKVSKDSLKDTLNSVATRVGQKEADKKWVCN; via the exons ATGTCGACAGATACTGCTACCGCCACCGCTCCTGCATCTTCGCCACACTCGTCTGCTGGCTCGTCCTTGTCGTCACTATCATCTCCTCCGTCGGATACGAATACCTACCCCGCGTCTATCTCTATGTCTGGGTCGCCGGCGAGGAAACGCTCGATAGGGGATGTCGATGGGGATACGGCTGCTGCGAAAGGGGGGGATGATACGAATGCGATTACAACTACGgatgtggagatgaaggttgatggagatgctcGTGTCGATACAGATGATAACAAGGAGAATCGGGATACACAAGTGAAATCATGTGGTCCTggggacgagaagaagactaCGGTTGTTGGAGATTCGACTGCCACTACGACTACTGCTCCGgctgcgaagaagaggaagttgtCGCCTGCCAGTAAGGAGGCGAAGcaacaggagaaggaggccaaAGAGCGGCAGAAACTAGAGGAGAAagcgaagaaggaggaggagaaggccaagaaggaagaagagaaggctaaaaaagaggaggaaaagaggaaacgGGAggctgaaaaggaagaggagaagcgggtaaaagaagaagagaagcgagctaaggaagaggagaagaagaaacgcGAAgcggaaaaggaagaggagcgcaagaagaaggaagagaaacggAAGgcgaaagaggaggaaaaggctgccaaagaggaagagaagcgaaagaaggaggaagagaagttgaagaaagaggaagagaagctgaagaaagaaaga GCGCAAATGAAGCTGAACTCCTTTTTTGTGAAACCGAAAACCCCGGCGcaaccatcctcatcgaacaCGACCCTCTCTCCTAGCAAAACTACTGGCGCTGGCGCTTCGAATGACCCCTCTCCTGACTCCGGATCGACAGTATCTGACTACCAGCGCGAGTTTCCAGAGTTCTTCCTCCAGTCGCATACCACATTTGCGCCACCGCACAGGTTCCAGCGTGACAACGAAGCTCTGCAGCATACGCGGGAGAAAGTTGATGCCTACTTGAAAGATGCCAAGGATGGCAAGCATGAGCCTGTGATATTTCGTCCTTCcgagctcttccagctcatGCCATACCAGCGACGGCGTGGAAGGTTGCCCGCTTCAGTTAAACAGATCCTCTTACAGATGCAGAACCTTGCGGATCAGTCAGAGACCTCCGAAGCTGCCCAGAGAGCTCGCGATCTTCTGAGACAAGTGAGAATGAAATCACTTAAATTCAGTGAGGATGTTCGGCCTCCATATCAGGGAACCTATAGCAAGAGCCTACCGGAGTCATCTGTCCGCCGGTTGATGCGCAATCCCTTTCGCCGCGGGCTGCCGGAGACAAACTATGACTACGACTCGGAAGCTGAGTGGGAAGAGcccgaggaaggcgaggatctGGTttcagaggaagaagaggaagggagtgaagacggagaggatgacaTGGATGGCTTcctggatgacgaggaggaccaTCCTATTGATGGCAAGAGGCGTCACATCGTCGGGGACCTAGAACCCGTCAGCACTGGTATACGATGGCAGGAACATGGCGTGGACCCGGAGCTGCAGGCGTACAAGATGGAGACCATTTCCGACTCGGTGACCTTCCCTATTGACCCGTTCTCCACAGCCTACTGGCAGAAACCGAAAGCCGCCGCGGAGCCAGCGCAGGCGGCTGGTGGTTTGGGGCGCTCGACGCTCCATGCCTTCATGGGGCacccatcctcgtcatcctcacaCAAACCGACCGGGAGTGGGCCGGGAGCGGACGGGGGCACCCTGGCCGTTCTGACAGCTGGGAGGACAAAGCGAACGTTGCCGCCGGAGCAgctggaagagttcaagCAGGTGGTGAATGGCAGTGATCTGACTAAGATGGGGTTAATTGAAATCTTGAAGAAACG